In Alphaproteobacteria bacterium, the following are encoded in one genomic region:
- a CDS encoding acetolactate synthase 3 large subunit yields MATAEMNGSQIVLKALVDQGVDTIFGYPGGAVLPIYDELFKQNSIRHILVRQEGGAVHAAEGYARSTGKVGVVLVTSGPGATNAVTGLTDALMDSIPIVCLTGQVPTHLIGNDAFQEADTTGITRPCTKHNYLIKRVDDCSRIVHEAFYVAKGGRPGPVVVDLPKDILMGSGRPQALEQIQHKSYRPRVKGDIDEIRKAVDLIRSAKRPIFYCGGGVINSGPAASQLLNEFVHLTGYPITLTLMGLGAFPASDPQHLGMLGMHGTLEANLAMHGCDVMINIGARFDDRVTGRLAAFSPGSKKIHVDIDPSSINKNISVDCAIIGDVGHVLEDMIKVWKSSQVRPDGEALASWWKSIEEWRAQDCLKYRQDGDIIKPQYALQRLYELTKDRETFITTEVGQHQMWAAQFYKFEKPNRWMTSGGLGTMGYGLPAAMGVQVAHPDALVIDVAGEASVLMNIQEMSTIAQYRLPVKVFILNNEYMGMVRQWQELLHGGRYSESYMDSLPDFVKLAESFHAVGLRAEKPDQVDDVIKEMIETDRAVIADIMIDKEENCFPMIPSGAAHNEILLGPSDKAEKPVSEEGMVLV; encoded by the coding sequence ATGGCGACAGCAGAGATGAACGGGTCCCAGATTGTGTTGAAAGCCCTGGTCGACCAGGGAGTCGATACGATTTTCGGCTATCCCGGCGGCGCTGTTCTGCCGATCTATGACGAGCTGTTTAAGCAAAACTCGATCCGCCACATCCTGGTCCGTCAAGAAGGCGGCGCGGTCCACGCGGCAGAGGGCTATGCGCGCTCGACCGGCAAGGTGGGTGTCGTCCTTGTTACGTCGGGTCCCGGCGCAACCAACGCGGTAACCGGCCTCACCGACGCGCTGATGGATTCGATTCCGATCGTCTGCTTGACCGGGCAGGTGCCGACCCACCTGATCGGCAACGACGCCTTTCAGGAGGCCGACACCACCGGCATTACCCGGCCGTGCACCAAGCACAATTACTTGATCAAACGGGTCGACGACTGCTCGCGGATCGTGCACGAAGCCTTTTATGTGGCGAAAGGCGGCCGCCCCGGGCCGGTCGTTGTCGATCTGCCCAAGGATATTCTGATGGGGAGCGGTCGCCCGCAAGCTCTCGAGCAAATCCAGCACAAGAGCTATCGGCCGCGGGTCAAGGGCGATATCGATGAGATTAGAAAGGCGGTCGACCTGATCCGTTCGGCCAAGCGCCCAATCTTCTATTGCGGCGGCGGCGTCATCAACTCGGGTCCCGCGGCGTCACAATTGCTGAACGAATTCGTTCACCTCACCGGCTATCCGATTACCTTGACCCTGATGGGGCTCGGCGCGTTTCCGGCCTCGGATCCGCAACATCTCGGCATGTTGGGCATGCACGGAACGCTGGAAGCCAATCTGGCGATGCACGGCTGCGACGTGATGATCAACATCGGCGCCCGCTTCGACGACCGGGTCACCGGCCGCCTCGCAGCGTTCTCTCCCGGCTCGAAAAAGATCCACGTCGATATCGACCCGTCTTCGATCAACAAAAACATTTCCGTCGACTGCGCCATCATCGGCGATGTCGGCCACGTGTTGGAGGACATGATCAAGGTGTGGAAGTCGAGCCAGGTACGGCCCGACGGGGAGGCATTGGCGTCGTGGTGGAAGTCGATCGAGGAGTGGCGCGCGCAGGACTGCCTGAAATACCGGCAGGACGGCGACATAATCAAACCGCAATACGCACTGCAGCGGCTCTACGAGCTGACCAAGGATCGCGAGACCTTCATCACGACCGAGGTCGGGCAGCACCAGATGTGGGCGGCGCAGTTCTATAAATTCGAGAAGCCGAACCGGTGGATGACCTCCGGCGGGCTCGGCACCATGGGCTACGGTCTACCGGCGGCGATGGGAGTCCAGGTCGCCCATCCGGATGCCCTGGTCATCGATGTTGCCGGTGAGGCCTCTGTGCTGATGAACATTCAGGAGATGTCGACGATCGCCCAGTACCGGTTGCCGGTGAAGGTTTTCATCCTCAACAACGAATACATGGGCATGGTCCGCCAGTGGCAGGAATTGCTGCATGGCGGACGGTATTCGGAAAGCTATATGGATTCGTTGCCGGATTTCGTGAAGCTGGCGGAATCGTTTCATGCCGTCGGCCTGCGGGCCGAAAAACCGGATCAGGTCGATGACGTGATCAAGGAGATGATCGAAACCGACCGTGCCGTGATCGCCGACATCATGATCGACAAGGAAGAGAACTGCTTCCCCATGATTCCGTCCGGCGCGGCGCACAATGAAATCCTGCTCGGCCCCAGCGACAAGGCTGAAAAGCCGGTCTCGGAAGAGGGCATGGTCCTGGTCTAG
- the miaA gene encoding tRNA (adenosine(37)-N6)-dimethylallyltransferase MiaA produces MANAALIITGPTASGKSRLAMDVAAKFNGVVVNADSMQIYRELRILTARPTADDGSRVPHELYGIASAAERFSVGAWRDRAAGRIEALADAGKLPIFCGGTGLYLKSLVDGLAPIPAIPSDVQERTRDLFDRLGGPAFHARLAERDPAAAARIRPQDGQRLRRAWDVLEATGRSIVAWRKATPRSRSDTDFRTILVTPPRAELYAACDARFDAMIATGAVDEVAGLAAMALDDGLPAMKALGVKDLRRYVAGEVDLDTAVAEAKKSTRRFAKRQLTWFRHQLEPDLVINEQYSESLQPKIFSFIREFLLTMDR; encoded by the coding sequence ATGGCCAACGCAGCACTGATAATAACCGGACCCACGGCAAGCGGGAAGTCGCGGCTCGCCATGGATGTGGCGGCAAAGTTCAATGGCGTCGTTGTCAATGCCGACAGCATGCAAATTTACCGCGAGCTTCGCATTCTGACGGCACGGCCGACAGCCGACGATGGTAGTCGCGTCCCGCACGAACTTTATGGCATCGCGTCGGCCGCCGAGCGATTTTCGGTCGGCGCCTGGCGCGACCGCGCGGCGGGGCGAATCGAGGCGCTGGCCGATGCCGGAAAACTCCCGATATTCTGCGGCGGCACGGGGCTCTATCTCAAATCCCTGGTCGACGGTCTGGCACCGATTCCGGCGATCCCGAGCGACGTCCAAGAACGGACCCGTGATCTTTTCGACCGCCTCGGCGGCCCGGCGTTCCATGCCCGCCTGGCGGAACGGGATCCCGCCGCGGCGGCGCGCATCCGGCCCCAAGATGGTCAACGCTTGCGGCGCGCCTGGGACGTCCTTGAGGCGACCGGACGGTCGATCGTTGCATGGCGGAAAGCGACGCCCCGGTCGAGATCCGATACGGACTTCCGCACGATCCTCGTGACGCCGCCGCGGGCCGAGCTCTACGCCGCCTGCGACGCCCGCTTTGACGCCATGATCGCGACCGGGGCGGTGGACGAGGTTGCCGGTTTGGCAGCGATGGCTCTCGACGACGGGCTGCCGGCAATGAAAGCCCTGGGTGTCAAGGACTTGCGGCGCTATGTCGCCGGCGAGGTCGACCTCGATACCGCCGTTGCCGAGGCCAAGAAATCGACCCGCCGTTTCGCCAAGCGTCAACTGACCTGGTTCCGCCACCAACTGGAGCCGGACTTGGTCATTAATGAGCAATATTCGGAAAGTTTGCAGCCAAAAATCTTTTCATTTATTCGCGAGTTTCTGTTGACCATGGATAGGTAA
- the serB gene encoding phosphoserine phosphatase SerB — protein MQHVATLISDPSILPLDTRLVGEVAEALASGPRPVGATPDWLAPERAVDLAVSGLEVAAAQAVIREIVDGRPIDFAVLPADARRKHLLICDMDSTIVTNETLDDLAAFAGVGDEVAAITWQSMQGEVDFIDALERRVAMLDGLPATMLEAAYQQVILMPGARTLVRTMRRCGAYTALVSGAFKYFTSRVARTVGFDEEEANELEFTNGRLTGKIIPPIINRDGKVDALLRISGNRGISIADTLAVGDGANDLGMIERAGLGVAFQGKKIVAERAAVRIDHTDLRSLLFIQGFRADEFVD, from the coding sequence ATGCAACATGTCGCGACACTGATCTCCGATCCATCGATTCTGCCGCTCGATACGCGACTTGTCGGCGAGGTCGCAGAAGCCCTGGCCTCAGGTCCGCGGCCCGTCGGCGCGACGCCCGACTGGCTTGCGCCCGAGCGGGCGGTCGATCTCGCTGTCAGCGGGTTGGAGGTCGCGGCGGCGCAGGCTGTCATTCGAGAAATCGTCGACGGTCGTCCGATCGATTTCGCCGTTCTGCCCGCCGATGCCCGCCGCAAACACCTTCTAATTTGCGATATGGATTCCACGATCGTCACCAATGAGACCCTCGACGATCTCGCCGCTTTCGCCGGTGTCGGCGACGAAGTCGCGGCGATCACATGGCAGTCGATGCAGGGCGAGGTCGACTTCATCGACGCCCTGGAGCGGCGCGTGGCGATGCTCGACGGGCTACCGGCGACGATGCTGGAGGCCGCCTACCAACAAGTCATCCTGATGCCTGGTGCCCGCACCTTGGTTCGCACGATGCGCCGATGCGGGGCCTATACCGCACTCGTTTCCGGCGCGTTCAAGTATTTCACGTCGCGGGTCGCGCGCACCGTGGGCTTCGACGAAGAAGAGGCCAACGAATTGGAATTCACGAACGGGCGCCTAACCGGGAAGATCATACCGCCGATCATAAATCGCGATGGAAAAGTCGACGCGTTGCTGCGGATTTCGGGCAACCGGGGGATTTCGATCGCCGACACGCTGGCCGTTGGAGACGGCGCCAACGATCTCGGCATGATCGAGCGCGCCGGGCTCGGCGTCGCCTTTCAGGGCAAAAAGATCGTCGCCGAGCGCGCCGCCGTGCGCATCGATCATACCGATCTGCGATCGCTCCTCTTCATTCAGGGCTTCCGCGCCGATGAGTTCGTCGACTAG
- a CDS encoding DegQ family serine endoprotease: MKLVGVVVVVAALVASGAAQAKPAPESFAELVDDLLPGVVNISTTQKVEARGPELPQFPPGSPFEDFFKEFFERQGPEGPRRNAQSLGSGFIVSADGYIATNNHVIEDADEITVILHDETELDAELVGHDPKTDLALLKVDTEGRTLPSLQWGDSSATRVGDWVVAIGNPFGLGGTVTAGIVSARARDINAGPYDDFIQTDASINRGNSGGPMFNVDGEIVGINTAIFSPSGGSIGIGFAIPSNLARNVIEQLKTHGHTRRGWLGVRIQTVTDEIAESLGLGDPRGALVASVTGGGPAEDAGLQQGDVILAFDGKDVEEMRNLPRIVAETPIEKSVDVVVWRKGGEEIVKVRVGELDENEPQVASLPEQPESGEALDDLGLSLTGITDDVRKQFDLGEGLDGVVVTDVDQESPAGEKGLRPGDVIIEVGQEPVTTPTEVAERVDEAKDAGRKSVLLLLQRGDDLRFVAIRIDDKG, translated from the coding sequence ATGAAATTGGTTGGCGTCGTTGTCGTCGTGGCCGCGCTCGTCGCGTCCGGCGCCGCCCAGGCCAAGCCCGCCCCCGAAAGCTTCGCGGAACTGGTCGACGACCTTCTGCCTGGCGTTGTCAACATCTCGACCACCCAGAAGGTCGAAGCGCGCGGACCAGAGCTGCCGCAGTTTCCTCCGGGCTCGCCCTTCGAGGATTTCTTCAAGGAATTCTTTGAGCGTCAAGGGCCCGAGGGCCCACGCCGGAATGCTCAATCCCTGGGCTCCGGTTTCATCGTCAGCGCGGATGGCTATATCGCCACCAACAATCACGTCATCGAGGACGCCGATGAAATTACGGTGATCCTGCATGATGAGACCGAGCTCGATGCCGAACTCGTTGGCCACGATCCCAAGACCGATCTGGCACTGCTCAAGGTCGACACCGAAGGCAGGACCTTGCCGTCATTGCAATGGGGCGATTCGTCGGCGACCCGGGTCGGCGACTGGGTGGTCGCGATCGGCAATCCGTTCGGTCTCGGTGGTACCGTGACCGCCGGCATCGTTTCCGCTCGCGCCCGCGACATCAACGCCGGCCCCTATGATGATTTCATCCAGACCGATGCGTCGATCAATCGTGGCAATTCGGGCGGCCCAATGTTCAACGTCGACGGCGAGATTGTCGGCATCAATACCGCGATCTTCTCGCCGTCTGGTGGCAGCATCGGGATCGGGTTTGCCATTCCCTCCAATCTCGCTCGCAACGTGATCGAACAGCTCAAGACGCACGGCCATACGCGCCGTGGCTGGCTCGGCGTGCGGATCCAGACGGTGACCGACGAAATCGCCGAAAGCCTGGGTCTCGGCGATCCGCGCGGCGCCTTGGTGGCAAGCGTCACGGGCGGTGGCCCGGCCGAGGATGCCGGGCTGCAGCAGGGCGATGTCATTCTTGCCTTCGACGGCAAGGACGTCGAGGAAATGCGCAATCTGCCGCGTATCGTCGCCGAAACGCCGATCGAGAAGTCGGTTGACGTCGTGGTCTGGCGGAAGGGCGGCGAAGAAATCGTCAAGGTCCGGGTCGGCGAGTTGGACGAGAACGAGCCGCAAGTTGCCAGCCTGCCGGAGCAGCCGGAATCGGGGGAGGCACTCGACGATCTGGGGCTTTCGCTGACCGGCATCACCGACGATGTGCGTAAGCAATTCGACCTCGGCGAAGGCCTCGATGGCGTCGTCGTGACCGACGTCGATCAAGAAAGCCCGGCCGGCGAAAAAGGCCTGCGCCCGGGCGACGTCATCATCGAGGTTGGCCAGGAGCCGGTGACCACGCCGACCGAGGTTGCCGAACGCGTCGACGAGGCCAAGGATGCCGGCCGCAAGTCGGTCCTGCTGTTGCTGCAGCGCGGCGACGATCTGCGGTTTGTCGCCATCCGCATCGACGACAAGGGCTGA
- a CDS encoding DUF2065 domain-containing protein: MTDFIVAIALILAIEGAIYALFPDGMKRVMIRVLDEPSSTLRTAGILAAFVGVAIVWMIRG; encoded by the coding sequence ATGACGGATTTTATCGTTGCGATTGCCCTGATCCTCGCCATCGAGGGCGCGATTTATGCCTTGTTTCCGGATGGCATGAAACGGGTGATGATTCGGGTGCTGGATGAACCGAGTTCCACTCTCAGAACAGCCGGTATCCTGGCGGCGTTCGTGGGCGTCGCGATCGTTTGGATGATACGAGGGTGA
- a CDS encoding protease modulator HflC: MKPWLKLALGIVIVVLGIATFMSLYTVNMREQALIIQFGEPIDVVEEPGLHFKWPWRSVTFFDKRVLDYDARTVEVPTRDQKQLVVDAFSRYRIVNPLKYFQSVRTESDAHARLGNFMEAALRQTLGRVGMLRILTEERAALMDEIGDTVNRQAQALGINVIDVRIKRVDLPEANSQAIFRRMQTQREQEARRIRAEGNRDARQITAEADKQERVIIAEAKKQAEILRGEGDAEAERIYIDAYGQDEKFFDFWRSMQAMSKGLADDTTSYIGSPDGDFFRFFGDQTGTGLSRSPRANDGAQSSDRAPTPE; encoded by the coding sequence ATGAAACCTTGGCTCAAGCTGGCCCTAGGCATCGTGATCGTCGTGCTCGGTATCGCCACGTTCATGTCGCTCTATACCGTCAATATGCGCGAGCAGGCGCTGATCATTCAATTCGGCGAGCCGATCGACGTCGTCGAAGAACCCGGCCTTCACTTCAAATGGCCGTGGCGCAGCGTCACCTTTTTTGACAAACGCGTTCTGGACTACGATGCGCGCACGGTCGAAGTGCCGACTCGTGACCAGAAACAGTTGGTCGTCGATGCCTTTTCCCGATACCGCATCGTCAATCCGCTCAAATATTTCCAGTCGGTGCGGACGGAATCGGATGCTCATGCCCGGCTTGGCAACTTCATGGAGGCGGCGCTGAGACAAACGCTGGGCCGTGTCGGGATGTTGCGCATCCTTACCGAAGAGCGCGCCGCCTTGATGGATGAAATCGGCGATACGGTCAATCGTCAGGCGCAGGCGCTGGGCATCAATGTGATCGACGTACGCATCAAGCGCGTCGACCTGCCCGAGGCCAACAGCCAAGCCATCTTCCGCCGCATGCAGACGCAGCGCGAACAGGAGGCCCGGCGCATTCGAGCCGAGGGCAACCGCGATGCCCGCCAGATCACGGCCGAGGCCGACAAGCAAGAGCGCGTGATCATCGCCGAGGCCAAGAAGCAGGCCGAGATCCTGCGCGGTGAAGGCGACGCCGAGGCCGAACGCATCTACATCGATGCCTATGGCCAAGACGAGAAATTCTTCGATTTCTGGCGCTCGATGCAGGCCATGTCGAAAGGCTTGGCCGACGACACCACGAGCTATATCGGTTCGCCCGATGGTGACTTCTTCCGCTTTTTCGGCGATCAGACGGGGACAGGCCTGTCGCGGAGTCCACGCGCGAACGATGGCGCGCAGAGTTCCGATCGCGCGCCAACGCCCGAATAG
- the hflK gene encoding FtsH protease activity modulator HflK, translating into MPWTNQGGGSGGGGGGPWGRGPQGPTPPNLEDVLRKGQDKVRSMLPGGLGGKGIAAIIGVVLIIWLVLGTYRVEPGEQGVALIFGKVWTTTGPGLHWNFPGPIGSVDTPEVERINRVEVGLRTSGTGSRTGARRDVTEESLMLTGDENIIDIQFVVLWKISNAEEFLFNVRNPVETVKAVSESAMREVVGRSDFEFARTQGRGEIQDDAEKLIQDTLDDYNAGILVTSIELQKVDPPGQVIDAFRDVQAARADKERSVNEAQAYLNEVTQRAEGEAEQVTRSAEAYKEEKIAASTGDTARFLSVFEQYKRNPDVITRRVYLQTMENLLSGMDKILIDTKSGGAPVPYLPLDQLIKRDPRSDQQGGSQ; encoded by the coding sequence ATGCCTTGGACAAATCAGGGCGGCGGCAGCGGCGGCGGGGGCGGAGGTCCCTGGGGGCGCGGCCCGCAAGGCCCGACCCCGCCCAATCTCGAAGACGTTCTCCGTAAGGGCCAAGACAAGGTTCGCAGCATGCTGCCCGGCGGCTTGGGCGGCAAGGGAATCGCCGCCATCATCGGTGTCGTGCTGATCATTTGGCTGGTCCTCGGCACCTACCGCGTCGAGCCCGGCGAACAAGGCGTGGCGCTGATTTTCGGCAAGGTGTGGACGACGACGGGCCCGGGGCTGCACTGGAACTTCCCCGGACCGATCGGGAGCGTCGATACGCCCGAGGTCGAGCGCATCAATCGGGTTGAAGTCGGCCTGCGCACCAGCGGTACGGGAAGCCGGACCGGCGCCCGCCGCGACGTCACCGAGGAAAGCCTGATGCTGACCGGCGACGAGAACATCATCGACATTCAGTTCGTGGTGCTGTGGAAGATCAGCAACGCCGAGGAGTTCCTGTTCAACGTCCGCAACCCGGTCGAGACGGTCAAGGCGGTTTCGGAAAGCGCGATGCGCGAGGTTGTAGGCCGTTCCGATTTCGAGTTTGCGCGCACCCAAGGCCGCGGCGAAATCCAGGATGACGCGGAGAAATTGATCCAGGATACCCTCGACGACTACAACGCCGGCATTCTCGTCACCAGTATCGAGCTGCAAAAGGTCGACCCGCCGGGACAGGTCATCGACGCCTTCCGTGACGTCCAGGCGGCCCGCGCCGACAAGGAACGCTCGGTCAACGAAGCCCAGGCCTACCTCAACGAGGTAACCCAGAGGGCGGAAGGCGAGGCCGAACAGGTCACGCGCTCGGCGGAGGCCTACAAGGAAGAGAAGATCGCCGCATCGACCGGTGACACGGCTCGCTTCCTGTCGGTCTTCGAGCAATACAAGCGTAACCCGGACGTCATCACGCGGCGGGTCTATCTGCAGACGATGGAAAATCTGTTGAGCGGCATGGACAAGATACTGATCGACACGAAATCCGGCGGCGCGCCGGTGCCATACCTGCCGCTCGATCAGCTGATCAAACGTGACCCGCGATCAGACCAGCAAGGAGGCAGCCAATGA
- the apbC gene encoding iron-sulfur cluster carrier protein ApbC translates to MAEVNQAQILEALKAVVDPDSGADIVSGDMVKGIVIRDGNVGFSIEVDPKRGPHLEPLRQQAEKAIEALPGVLSVTAILTAHRSSPGNGGDSAATPPPQAGAQAPGKALVPGVKSIVAVASGKGGVGKSTTAANLALALAATGLKVGVLDADIYGPSMPRMLGIHGKPNSADGQTLQPMENHGLKCMSMGFLVAEDTPMIWRGPMVMSAIEQMLRDVDWGELDILVVDMPPGTGDAQLTMAQRVPLAGAVIVSTPQDIALLDARKGLNMFRKVDVPVLGIVENMSYFICPHCNERSEIFAHGGARREAEKLGMEFLGEIPLDIEIRETSDSGLPIVVSNPESAHAQAYLTIAGRIADKVAQEAGEPSRVAPRIVVN, encoded by the coding sequence ATGGCCGAGGTCAACCAGGCGCAGATTCTCGAAGCCCTCAAGGCGGTCGTCGACCCGGACAGCGGAGCCGACATCGTTTCAGGGGACATGGTCAAAGGCATCGTCATCAGAGACGGCAATGTCGGGTTCTCGATCGAGGTCGACCCCAAACGCGGTCCCCATTTGGAGCCCCTGCGCCAGCAGGCGGAAAAGGCGATCGAGGCGCTGCCCGGTGTCTTATCGGTGACCGCCATCCTGACCGCGCACCGAAGCAGCCCGGGCAATGGCGGCGATAGCGCGGCGACTCCGCCGCCACAAGCCGGGGCTCAGGCCCCCGGCAAGGCGCTGGTCCCGGGTGTCAAATCCATCGTCGCCGTGGCCTCCGGCAAAGGCGGTGTCGGCAAGTCGACGACGGCGGCCAATCTCGCCCTGGCCCTGGCCGCGACCGGGCTCAAGGTCGGGGTCCTCGACGCCGACATCTATGGGCCGTCGATGCCGCGCATGCTGGGCATTCACGGCAAACCCAATTCGGCCGATGGGCAGACCCTACAGCCGATGGAAAATCACGGCCTGAAATGCATGTCGATGGGCTTCTTGGTCGCCGAGGACACGCCGATGATCTGGCGCGGACCGATGGTGATGAGCGCCATCGAACAAATGCTGCGCGACGTCGATTGGGGCGAGCTCGATATTCTCGTCGTCGACATGCCGCCGGGGACCGGCGATGCGCAACTGACCATGGCCCAGCGCGTGCCGCTGGCCGGTGCGGTCATCGTGTCGACTCCGCAGGATATTGCCCTGCTCGACGCCCGCAAGGGCCTCAACATGTTCCGCAAGGTCGATGTTCCGGTGCTCGGCATCGTCGAGAACATGAGCTATTTCATATGTCCGCACTGCAATGAGCGAAGCGAAATCTTCGCCCATGGCGGCGCCCGACGCGAAGCCGAAAAACTCGGCATGGAATTCCTCGGCGAAATCCCGCTCGATATCGAGATCCGTGAGACCTCCGATTCCGGCCTGCCGATCGTGGTTTCCAACCCCGAAAGCGCCCACGCCCAAGCCTATCTGACGATCGCCGGGCGGATCGCCGATAAGGTGGCCCAGGAAGCCGGCGAGCCGTCCCGCGTCGCGCCGCGCATCGTGGTGAACTGA
- a CDS encoding antibiotic biosynthesis monooxygenase, which produces MAVKRIWHGWTTLENADRYEALLHDEVFPGIEAKRIAGYRGIELLRQDHPDEVEFITIMTFDSIQSVIDFQGQDYRRCYVPAAAQEVLKRWDRTSEHYEVKETRTYD; this is translated from the coding sequence ATGGCGGTCAAACGAATCTGGCACGGCTGGACGACCCTGGAAAATGCCGACCGCTACGAGGCCCTGCTGCATGACGAGGTGTTTCCCGGTATCGAGGCGAAACGCATTGCCGGCTATCGCGGTATCGAATTACTGCGCCAAGACCACCCGGACGAGGTCGAGTTCATCACCATCATGACCTTCGATTCGATCCAGAGCGTGATCGACTTTCAGGGTCAAGACTATCGTCGCTGTTATGTTCCGGCGGCGGCGCAAGAGGTGCTGAAGCGCTGGGACCGAACTTCCGAACACTACGAGGTCAAGGAAACACGTACCTACGACTAG
- a CDS encoding SRPBCC family protein, translating to MAEVSLKTHLNASADQVWDVIGHFNGLPAWHPMIVESTLDDGGKMRTLTLPDGSKVVEELHDSDDGGHTMTYAIVDSPLPVENYVSTIRVIPAQDGVGCTVEWSSAFDPSGEEGAAINAIHGVYQAGLENLTKMFGT from the coding sequence ATGGCCGAAGTTTCGCTCAAGACACACCTCAATGCGTCCGCCGATCAGGTTTGGGACGTAATCGGACATTTTAACGGGTTGCCCGCCTGGCATCCCATGATCGTCGAAAGCACGCTCGACGACGGCGGCAAGATGCGGACACTGACTTTGCCTGACGGCAGCAAGGTGGTCGAAGAGTTGCACGATTCCGACGACGGCGGGCATACCATGACCTATGCCATCGTCGATTCGCCGCTGCCGGTCGAGAATTATGTCAGCACGATCCGCGTGATCCCCGCCCAGGACGGGGTCGGCTGCACGGTCGAGTGGTCGAGCGCCTTCGACCCGTCGGGCGAGGAGGGTGCGGCGATCAACGCCATCCACGGCGTTTACCAGGCGGGCTTGGAAAATTTGACCAAGATGTTTGGGACTTGA